From the genome of Altererythrobacter sp. BO-6:
CGCTGGCCTGCTTGCGTCCAGCCTTGTCCTGACTGCATGCGGCGGGGAAGCCGAGCAAGCTACCGAAGCCGCACCCGAAGGCATTCCCGGAATGACGGTCGAGAACGCGCGCCTGGTGCTGCCGCCCGTCGCTGGCAATCCGGCCGCGGTCTATTTCGATCTCGACTATGAAGGCGACCGGGCGCTCTCGATCCGCCGGGCCGATGTAACGGGCGCAGAGGAAACCCAGATGCACGCCTATGCGATGAACAACGGCAAGATGGAAATGGGCGAAACCATGCCGATCGCCATCACCAAGGGCACCAAGATCGCGTTCGAGCCGGGCGGTTATCATATCATGGCATTCGGGCTGGCTGACACGGTCCAGGCCGGAACCACGGTTGAAGTCACACTGACTGTATCGGGTGGCGACAAATACTCCTTCGACGCGGAAGTGCGCGCAGCGGGGGATGAGCGCTGAGCCAATTTAATGCCGGGAATGCGGTGAGCGCGGCCGATTACAGCTGCCCCGTTGGTGGCGAGCGGCCCCTCACCCCCGGCGAAGTGGCATTGGCGCGCTCGATTTTCGGGACGGCGATCGACTATCTGCCCGTGCGGATCAGGCGCCGCAAATGGTTCCCGTTCCAGCCGCGCCGCATCACAATGGCGCCGCGCGGCCACCTGCATTTCCACCCGCTGAGCGATAATTATTGCGACGATTTCGCTCACGCCAACCTCGATCGGCAAGGGCTGTTCATCCACGAATTGGTGCATGTCTGGCAGGTGCAGACGCGCGGAGGCTGGTACCTGGTGCTCAATCGCAGGCCATGGGCCCGCTATGACTACAGCCTCAAGCCAGGCTGGCCGCTCACACGGTACGGGATCGAACAGCAGGCAGAGATTGTGCGCCATGCCTTCCTGCTGCGCCGCGGGGTGCGACTTGCAGGAGTGGCCGATAGTGCGGCATATGATGCATTGGTGAACTTTCCCGGGGCGGGATAGTCACAGGCGGGAACCGACGATGGAAAAGACAAATGATTCATTTCGTTCATCGCTTGGCCGCTGGTTAGTGGGAACATCCGCCGGTCTAGGCACGCTGGCGCTTGCCATCGCGGGGTTTGCCGTCCTGATCGGAGCTGCCGGAGATCTCGGCCCATGGCCGCTGCTACTGACAGCTCTGGCTGCGGCAATCGTCATCTGGAAATGGCTGCAGGTGATGAGCGAAAAGTTCGAGCTCAACAGCCAGCGGCTCGTTGTGCGGCGTGGGATTATCACGAAAAGCATCGATGAGGTCGAACTGTACCGCGTTAAAGATATTCGCATGGATTTCAGCCTCCTCAACCAGTTGGCCGGGATCGGCACGATCCACATAACGTCTAGCGACGAAACCACGCGCAACCAAAGACTGGTCTTGCGCCATGTGCCTCATGCGCTGGAACGGCGCGAGCAGTTGCGCAACCTCGTCGATGCGGCACGGCGGGAACGGGGCGTACGCGAAATCGACCTCGTGAATGAGAGTTCATAGAACCAAAGCAAGGAGCGGATGAATGCCGATCGTTAACTGGACCATCCGCCCCTTCCGTCCTGGCGACGCCCCGGCCTTCGCCGCGCTCAACCGGCGCTGGATCGAAGAGCTTTTCGAGCTTGAGGAAAAGGACGTCCAGCAATTGCAGGATCCCAAGTCGGCGATCCTCGACAAGGGTGGCTTCATTGCGGTGGCCGACGCAAGCGGATGGATCGTTGGGGCAGGCGCGATCCTGCCGGCGGCACTGGCGCCTGATGACGGGCGCAAATGGATGGAAGTGGTCAAGATGGTGACCGATATCTCCGCCCAAAGACAAGGCGTCGGCGCGGCCATCCTCGATTGCCTGATCGATCATGCCCGCCAGCAAGCAGCCGACGCGGTGTGGCTGGAGACCAATGTACGGCTTGAGGCGGCGACAGCGCTTTATGAAAGGCAGGGCTTCCGCAAACTTGCCGAGGAAGAGCTGTGGCCCTCGCCCTACGATCGCTGCAATTTGCAAATGGTGCGCGAACTGTAAGTCCCCGTACGGCCGGTTTTCCACCGGTCCAGCTTGAGCGATCCGGTATCAATTGATACCATCTTGCCCGTCCAAGCGGCCCAACCCGCGCTTGGCCCACGAGTCACTCACATGGAGATCAAGGACTACGGTTTGAGCCGCGAGCGCGGCTACCTTTCGCATTACGAAATCGACGAGATCGCGCTGCCTTCGCGCTTTGCCGGTGTTACGCAGGCAGCCGGCAACCTCTCCGGCCTCCTTTCAAGCGGTCGCGTGCGTCACTGGCTCGACCAGCTGGCTGACCCGGTACTCGAAGATTGGGCCGTCGAGGCGCCGGAAGAGCAGGTCCGCACCGCGATGGTGCATTATTCCTTCCTGGTGCAGGCCTATGTCTGGGGCGAACCCTCCCCGCCCACACATCTTCCTGCCAATCTTGCCCGCCCGATGGTGGCGATTGCCGACCGGCTCGGCCAGGCGCCCCTGCTGCCATACTCCGGCTATGTGCTCGACAACTGGGCGCGGCTCGACAAGTCGGGCCCGATCACGCTCGACAATATCTACATGTTCCAGAATTTCGCGGGCGGTGACGACGAGAACTGGTTCGTGATGATCCACGTCGCGATCGAGGCCGAGGCTGGCGTGCTGCTCGACAATGCGGCCAAGCTGGTCGGGATTGCAGATGAGGCCGAAGCGGAGCGACTGCTTATCGAAATGGACGCCGCGTGGGAGCGCATATATGCCCACTTCGCGCGCATGCCCGAACGCTGCGATCCGTACATCTACTTCCACCGCGTGCGCCCCTATATCCATGGCTGGGCTAATAACCCCGCCTTGCCCGGCGGAGGCCTGGTCTACGAAGGCGTCGAAAAATACGGCGGCAAGCCGCAGGCTTTGCGCGGGCAGACGGGCAGTCAGTCGAGCATTGTCCCGGCAATGGATGCGCTGTTCCAGGTGGGCCACAGCAATGACCCGCTCAAGAGCTTCCTTGACGAGCTACACCACTATCGCCCGGTGCCGCATCGGCGCTTCATCGAAGACCTTGCCGCGCACTCGACGCTACGGGACTTCGTGAGCGCTTCTGGCTCGAAACCGCTCAAGGACGCGTTCAATGCCTGCCTCCAGCAATCGGCTCGCTTCCGCACGCGGCACCTGGAATATGCCGCAAGCTATATCAACAAGCAGGCGGGTAGCATCGCGGGCAACGATCCCGATGTCGGCACCGGCGGCACGCCCTTCATGAAATATCTGAAGAAGCACCGCGACGAAAACGCGGCGCAAGTGGTAGCTTGAAGGCAAAGGGGCCGCCCGGTCACACGGACGGCCCCAACCTGCCGATAGATCAAGACAGGCTTAGAAGGTGTAAGTCACACCCGCGCTGATCGTCCATGGATCGAGCGTGTGTTCGGTCCGGATGATGTCCGTGTTACCCACGCGGAAGGTCGCGTCGGTACCGATGAAATAGCGCTTCACGTCCAGCGACACGCCGAAGCCGGCTTCGCTGACCGGGATATCGACACCGGCCTGCAGCGCGAAGCCGAACTCGTTCGAGAGATCGGCATCGGTCACGCCGAGGTTTACAAGGTCGCTCCCCTCGTCTTCGCCGAAGAACATGAAATAGGCGACACCGGCGCCGACATAGGGCTTCACGCCGCCAAGGTCGAAATGCGCCTTGGCGGTGACCGTGCCCGGGATCAGTCGCAGGTCATCGACCAGTTCCACCCCGGCAAGGCTGCCGGTGCCGACCACATTGTGCTTCGCCATCCCGGCAATCGTTTCGATCGAGATGTTGTTGGAGAGGAAATATTCGATCGCGAAGCTCGGGATCACTTCGTCAGTCGCCTTGGTGTCAGCCCCAGCCGGCAGGCCGAAAGTGTCGAGGTTGACCGCATCGATCCCGCCGTCTGGCAGGACTGCGGTACCAAGCACCTTGACCTGGATGTCGCCCGCGCGATCCTGCGCCATGGCCGGTGCTGACACCCCTGCGGCAGCAATGGCGATCAGCGTCAAAGAAACCTTCTTCATTGTTCATCTACTCCTGGAAGCGGCGCTGCGAACAACGCCGGCAACTCCCTTTCCGGAGCAGTAAACTGGTAATGTTATATCGTGTTCCCGAATTTCGCGCCTAGAATGACGCCGCAAGCCAGGTGCTTAGTCCGGCTTGCGTGCCACAGCCACCATCGCCGGGCGCAGCAGGCGATCCTTGATCATGTAGCCTGACTGCATTTCCTGCACGATCGTGCCGGGCTCATGCTCATCGGTCGGCACTTCCATCATCGCCTGGTGCTGGTTCGGGTCAAGCGGGATACCGACCGAGGCGATGCGGGTGATGCCGTGCTGGCTGAAGACCTTGGCGATTTCACGCTGGGTTGCTTCGATCCCGACCACCAGGCCCTTCATCTTCTCGTCCTCGCGCAGCGAATCCGGGATCGCCGCAATCGCGCGTTCGAGATTGTCCGAAACACTCAGGATATCGCGGGCGAAGCCAGTCGCGGCATAGGCGCGAGCATCCTGGATGTCCTTTTCCATGCGGCGGCGCACATTCTGCGTTTCGGCCTTGGCGTAGAGCACTTCCTGCTTGGCAACC
Proteins encoded in this window:
- a CDS encoding copper chaperone PCu(A)C, producing the protein MKFTRIAAAGLLASSLVLTACGGEAEQATEAAPEGIPGMTVENARLVLPPVAGNPAAVYFDLDYEGDRALSIRRADVTGAEETQMHAYAMNNGKMEMGETMPIAITKGTKIAFEPGGYHIMAFGLADTVQAGTTVEVTLTVSGGDKYSFDAEVRAAGDER
- a CDS encoding vgr related protein, which encodes MSAADYSCPVGGERPLTPGEVALARSIFGTAIDYLPVRIRRRKWFPFQPRRITMAPRGHLHFHPLSDNYCDDFAHANLDRQGLFIHELVHVWQVQTRGGWYLVLNRRPWARYDYSLKPGWPLTRYGIEQQAEIVRHAFLLRRGVRLAGVADSAAYDALVNFPGAG
- a CDS encoding PH domain-containing protein encodes the protein MEKTNDSFRSSLGRWLVGTSAGLGTLALAIAGFAVLIGAAGDLGPWPLLLTALAAAIVIWKWLQVMSEKFELNSQRLVVRRGIITKSIDEVELYRVKDIRMDFSLLNQLAGIGTIHITSSDETTRNQRLVLRHVPHALERREQLRNLVDAARRERGVREIDLVNESS
- a CDS encoding GNAT family N-acetyltransferase — protein: MPIVNWTIRPFRPGDAPAFAALNRRWIEELFELEEKDVQQLQDPKSAILDKGGFIAVADASGWIVGAGAILPAALAPDDGRKWMEVVKMVTDISAQRQGVGAAILDCLIDHARQQAADAVWLETNVRLEAATALYERQGFRKLAEEELWPSPYDRCNLQMVREL
- a CDS encoding indoleamine 2,3-dioxygenase, which encodes MEIKDYGLSRERGYLSHYEIDEIALPSRFAGVTQAAGNLSGLLSSGRVRHWLDQLADPVLEDWAVEAPEEQVRTAMVHYSFLVQAYVWGEPSPPTHLPANLARPMVAIADRLGQAPLLPYSGYVLDNWARLDKSGPITLDNIYMFQNFAGGDDENWFVMIHVAIEAEAGVLLDNAAKLVGIADEAEAERLLIEMDAAWERIYAHFARMPERCDPYIYFHRVRPYIHGWANNPALPGGGLVYEGVEKYGGKPQALRGQTGSQSSIVPAMDALFQVGHSNDPLKSFLDELHHYRPVPHRRFIEDLAAHSTLRDFVSASGSKPLKDAFNACLQQSARFRTRHLEYAASYINKQAGSIAGNDPDVGTGGTPFMKYLKKHRDENAAQVVA
- a CDS encoding OmpW family outer membrane protein, coding for MKKVSLTLIAIAAAGVSAPAMAQDRAGDIQVKVLGTAVLPDGGIDAVNLDTFGLPAGADTKATDEVIPSFAIEYFLSNNISIETIAGMAKHNVVGTGSLAGVELVDDLRLIPGTVTAKAHFDLGGVKPYVGAGVAYFMFFGEDEGSDLVNLGVTDADLSNEFGFALQAGVDIPVSEAGFGVSLDVKRYFIGTDATFRVGNTDIIRTEHTLDPWTISAGVTYTF
- the grpE gene encoding nucleotide exchange factor GrpE; translation: MIDNDKTQDDAVKKELDGVPEEFLDKSDAETVEEETSSLDQALDRLREDLEVAKQEVLYAKAETQNVRRRMEKDIQDARAYAATGFARDILSVSDNLERAIAAIPDSLREDEKMKGLVVGIEATQREIAKVFSQHGITRIASVGIPLDPNQHQAMMEVPTDEHEPGTIVQEMQSGYMIKDRLLRPAMVAVARKPD